From the genome of Lotus japonicus ecotype B-129 chromosome 6, LjGifu_v1.2, one region includes:
- the LOC130722160 gene encoding 1-acyl-sn-glycerol-3-phosphate acyltransferase LPAT1, chloroplastic yields the protein MDIVSLSSPSPIPRLYLCHQEARFLSGSSSTLLCSPRAITTYKYPILRTPHISSQSSLLGIPQKQRNAPWVPLCSKMEFCGPNYSFVQNKFLRDVVVRSELTAAGSAGDDFSIPELKIESKVRGAGFYAVTSFAAIFLFVLMVVGHPYVLLVDPYRRKFQHFIAKVWAKLTVAPFFKIDFVGLENLPPPDTPAVYVSNHQSFLDIYTLLTLGRSFKFISKTAIFLYPIIGWAMFILGVIPLKRMDSRSQMECLKRCMDLIKKGASVFFFPEGTRSKDGKLGTFKKGAFSIAAKTNAPVVPITLIGTGQIMPPGWEGIVNPGSVKVVIHKPIDGNNAEMLCKEARKAIASVLTET from the exons ATGGACATTGTTTCTCTCTCGTCACCCTCTCCAATCCCTCGTCTCTATCTCT GTCACCAAGAAGCTAGATTCTTGTCTGGATCATCTTCCACTCTC TTGTGTTCACCTAGAGCAATAACCACTTATAAATATCCAATTTTGAGGACACCCCATATTT CTTCTCAAAGTAGTTTGCTAGGTATACCCCAGAAGCAAAGAAATGCACCATGGGTGCCTCTTTGTTCCAAAATGGAGTTTTGTGGGCCTAATTACAGTTTTGTTCAGAATAAATTCCTCAGGGATGTAGTTGTAAGGTCTGAGCTTACTGCAGCTGGGTCTGCTGGAGATGACTTTTCAATACCTG AGCTGAAAATTGAGTCGAAAGTCAGGGGAGCTGGTTTTTATGCTGTCACTTCATTTGCTGCCATATTTCTTTTTGTGTTGATGGTTGTTGGACATCCGTATGTGCTCCTGGTCGATCCCTACCGGAGAAAGTTCCAACATTTTATTGCCAAGGTGTGGGCGAAGCTGACCGTGGCCCCgtttttcaaaattgattttgtggGATTGGAGAATCTGCCTCCTCCGGATACTCCTGCTGTGTATGTTTCGAATCATCAGAGTTTTCTAGACATATATACTCTTCTTACATTAGGAAGAAGCTTTAAATTCATAAGCAAGACTGCAATATTCCTCTACCCAATAATTGGATGGGCGATGTTTATTTTGGGGGTCATTCCTTTAAAGCGCATGGATAGCCGAAGCCAGATG GAATGTCTCAAACGGTGCATGGATCTGATCAAGAAAGGAGCCTCAGTTTTTTTCTTTCCGGAGGGAACACGCAGTAAAGATGGAAAACTAGGCACTTTCAAG AAAGGTGCTTTCAGCATTGCTGCAAAGACAAATGCACCAGTGGTTCCGATTACCCTTATTGGAACTGGCCAAATCATGCCTCCAGGGTGGGAGGGTATAGTGAACCCAGGTTCCGTGAAAGTTGTTATACATAAACCAATAGATGGAAACAATGCTGAAATGTTATGCAAAGAAGCTAGGAAGGCGATTGCTAGTGTCCTGACTGAAACCTGA
- the LOC130722158 gene encoding probable cyclic nucleotide-gated ion channel 5 isoform X1, with protein sequence MFDCGGGYKSQSVNGHREKFVRFGDLDSSLSSSSDAGVKTCGFSIDKLSHGGRGSSTPSRSFKRGMKKGSEGLKSIGRSLGFGVSKAVFPEDLKVSEKKIFDPQDKFLLLWNKLFVISCILSVSVDPLFFYLPVINDSLLCLGIDRKLAIIVTTLRTVIDAFYLIHMALQFRTAYIAPSSRVFGRGELVIDPAQIAKRYLQRYFIIDFLSVLPLPQIVVWRFLQRSKGSDVLATKQALLFLILLQYIPRFLRMVPLSSELKRTAGVFAETAWAGAANYLLLFMLASHIVGSFWYLLAVERNDFCWQKACSDDGYNKKFLYCGNQYMEGYSAWQNRSKAILTSQCSADDDNPPFDYGIFQQALSSGIVSSKKFFSKYCYCLWWGLQNLSTLGQGLQTSTYTGEIIFSIALAIAGLILFALLIGNMQTYLQSLTIRLEEMRIKRRDSEQWMHHRLLPQELRERVRRYDQYKWLATRGVDEEILVQSLPKDLQRDIKRHLCLALVRRVPLFENMDERLLDAICERLKPSLFTESTYIVREGDPVDEMLFIIRGRLESVTTDGGRSGFFNRSFLKETDFCGEELLTWALDPKTGSNLPSSTRTVKALTEVEAFALTAEELKFVASQFRRLHSRQVQHTFRFYSQQWRTWAACFIQAAWRRYSKRKIMELRRKEESEESEGTRSNAGGSSYSLGATILASRFAVNALRGVHHNRNAKTARELVKLQKPPEPDFTADDM encoded by the exons ATGTTTGACTGTGGTGGTGGTTACAAGTCACAGTCTGTGAATGGCCATCGGGAAAAATTTGTGAG GTTTGGTGACTTGGATTCTAgcctatcttcatcttctgatgctGGAGTTAAAACATGTGGATTTAGTATTGATAAATTAAGCCATGGTGGCCGTGGAAGTAGTACACCCTCTAGGTCTTTTAAAAGAGGAATGAAAAAGGGATCTGAAGGACTGAAGTCAATTGGCCGATCACTTGGATTTGGGGTATCTAAGGCTGTATTCCCGGAAGATCTTAAAGTATCAGAGAAGAAGATATTTGATCCTCAAGACAAGTTTTTGCTCTTGTGGAACAAGCTTTTTGTTATCTCATGCATTTTGTCTGTGTCTGTGGATCCACTGTTTTTTTATCTCCCTGTCATTAATGATTCATTACTCTGTCTTGGTATAGACCGGAAGTTAGCAATTATAGTTACCACCTTGAGGACAGTTATCGATGCTTTCTATCTTATACACATGGCTCTCCAATTTCGTACTGCTTATATTGCTCCATCATCTCGTGTTTTTGGACGGGGTGAGCTTGTGATAGATCCTGCACAGATAGCTAAACGGTACTTACAGCGATAtttcatcattgatttcttaTCAGTGTTGCCATTACCACAG ATTGTGGTTTGGAGATTTCTTCAGAGGTCAAAAGGTTCAGATGTACTTGCAACCAAGCAGGCCTTGCTTTTCCTTATCTTGCTTCAGTACATTCCTAGATTTCTCCGGATGGTACCATTAAGTTCGGAACTTAAGAGAACAGCTGGTGTCTTTGCTGAAACTGCTTGGGCAGGTGCTGCAAATTATTTGCTATTGTTCATGCTTGCCAGTCAT ATAGTTGGATCTTTTTGGTACTTGTTAGCTGTTGAACGCAACGACTTTTGCTGGCAGAAGGCTTGTAGTGATGATGGATACAACAAGAAATTCTTGTACTGTGGCAACCAATACATGGAAGGTTATAGTGCCTGGCAGAATAGAAGTAAAGCTATTCTTACATCACAGTGCTCTGCAGATGATGATAATCCACCTTTTGACTATGGAATTTTCCAACAAGCCTTGTCATCCGGTATTGTTTCATCTAAGAAGTTCTTTTCCAAGTACTGTTACTGTTTATGGTGGGGGCTCCAGAATTTGAG TACTCTTGGCCAAGGGCTTCAAACTAGCACTTATACTGGGGAGATTATCTTTTCAATAGCATTAGCCATAGCTGGCCTTATCCTCTTTGCACTTCTGATTGGTAACATGCAG ACTTATCTCCAGTCTCTTACCATTAGGCTTGAGGAAATGAGAATCAAAAGACGTGATTCAGAACAGTGGATGCATCATCGCTTGCTCCCACAAGAGCTCAGAGAGCGTGTGAGACGATATGATCAATATAAGTGGTTAGCAACACGAGGTGTAGATGAAGAAATTTTAGTTCAGAGTCTCCCAAAGGATCTTCAAAGAGACATTAAGCGTCACCTCTGCCTAGCTTTAGTTAGAAGG GTTCCACTATTTGAGAACATGGATGAGAGATTGCTTGATGCCATATGTGAGAGACTGAAGCCAAGTTTATTTACGGAGAGTACTTATATTGTCCGGGAAGGAGATCCAGTTGATGAAATGCTTTTCATCATACGAGGCCGCCTTGAGAGTGTCACCACAGATGGTGGGAGAAGTGGATTTTTTAATCGCAGTTTTTTAAAAGAGACTGACTTTTGTGGTGAGGAGCTTTTAACCTGGGCACTGGATCCCAAAACTGGCTCTAACCTCCCGTCATCTACTCGAACAGTTAAGGCTTTAACAGAAGTTGAGGCTTTTGCTTTAACTGCTGAAGAGCTAAAATTTGTTGCCAGTCAGTTTAGGCGCCTTCACAGCAGACAGGTTCAGCACACCTTCCGCTTTTACTCCCAACAATGGAGGACCTGGGCTGCATGCTTCATTCAAGCAGCATGGCGTCGCTATTCCAAAAGGAAAATTATGGAGCTTCGTCGAAAGGAAGAATCAGAGGAGTCAGAAGGAACCCGCAGCAATGCTGGTGGCAGTTCATACAGCCTTGGTGCCACCATCTTGGCCTCAAGATTTGCCGTGAATGCTCTTCGTGGGGTGCATCACAATCGGAATGCTAAGACTGCTAGGGAGTTGGTCAAACTACAGAAACCTCCAGAGCCTGACTTTACTGCTGATGATATGTAA
- the LOC130722158 gene encoding probable cyclic nucleotide-gated ion channel 5 isoform X2: MKDKRLSSVYTFGDLDSSLSSSSDAGVKTCGFSIDKLSHGGRGSSTPSRSFKRGMKKGSEGLKSIGRSLGFGVSKAVFPEDLKVSEKKIFDPQDKFLLLWNKLFVISCILSVSVDPLFFYLPVINDSLLCLGIDRKLAIIVTTLRTVIDAFYLIHMALQFRTAYIAPSSRVFGRGELVIDPAQIAKRYLQRYFIIDFLSVLPLPQIVVWRFLQRSKGSDVLATKQALLFLILLQYIPRFLRMVPLSSELKRTAGVFAETAWAGAANYLLLFMLASHIVGSFWYLLAVERNDFCWQKACSDDGYNKKFLYCGNQYMEGYSAWQNRSKAILTSQCSADDDNPPFDYGIFQQALSSGIVSSKKFFSKYCYCLWWGLQNLSTLGQGLQTSTYTGEIIFSIALAIAGLILFALLIGNMQTYLQSLTIRLEEMRIKRRDSEQWMHHRLLPQELRERVRRYDQYKWLATRGVDEEILVQSLPKDLQRDIKRHLCLALVRRVPLFENMDERLLDAICERLKPSLFTESTYIVREGDPVDEMLFIIRGRLESVTTDGGRSGFFNRSFLKETDFCGEELLTWALDPKTGSNLPSSTRTVKALTEVEAFALTAEELKFVASQFRRLHSRQVQHTFRFYSQQWRTWAACFIQAAWRRYSKRKIMELRRKEESEESEGTRSNAGGSSYSLGATILASRFAVNALRGVHHNRNAKTARELVKLQKPPEPDFTADDM; this comes from the exons ATGAAGGACAAGAGACTTAGTAGTGTTTATAC GTTTGGTGACTTGGATTCTAgcctatcttcatcttctgatgctGGAGTTAAAACATGTGGATTTAGTATTGATAAATTAAGCCATGGTGGCCGTGGAAGTAGTACACCCTCTAGGTCTTTTAAAAGAGGAATGAAAAAGGGATCTGAAGGACTGAAGTCAATTGGCCGATCACTTGGATTTGGGGTATCTAAGGCTGTATTCCCGGAAGATCTTAAAGTATCAGAGAAGAAGATATTTGATCCTCAAGACAAGTTTTTGCTCTTGTGGAACAAGCTTTTTGTTATCTCATGCATTTTGTCTGTGTCTGTGGATCCACTGTTTTTTTATCTCCCTGTCATTAATGATTCATTACTCTGTCTTGGTATAGACCGGAAGTTAGCAATTATAGTTACCACCTTGAGGACAGTTATCGATGCTTTCTATCTTATACACATGGCTCTCCAATTTCGTACTGCTTATATTGCTCCATCATCTCGTGTTTTTGGACGGGGTGAGCTTGTGATAGATCCTGCACAGATAGCTAAACGGTACTTACAGCGATAtttcatcattgatttcttaTCAGTGTTGCCATTACCACAG ATTGTGGTTTGGAGATTTCTTCAGAGGTCAAAAGGTTCAGATGTACTTGCAACCAAGCAGGCCTTGCTTTTCCTTATCTTGCTTCAGTACATTCCTAGATTTCTCCGGATGGTACCATTAAGTTCGGAACTTAAGAGAACAGCTGGTGTCTTTGCTGAAACTGCTTGGGCAGGTGCTGCAAATTATTTGCTATTGTTCATGCTTGCCAGTCAT ATAGTTGGATCTTTTTGGTACTTGTTAGCTGTTGAACGCAACGACTTTTGCTGGCAGAAGGCTTGTAGTGATGATGGATACAACAAGAAATTCTTGTACTGTGGCAACCAATACATGGAAGGTTATAGTGCCTGGCAGAATAGAAGTAAAGCTATTCTTACATCACAGTGCTCTGCAGATGATGATAATCCACCTTTTGACTATGGAATTTTCCAACAAGCCTTGTCATCCGGTATTGTTTCATCTAAGAAGTTCTTTTCCAAGTACTGTTACTGTTTATGGTGGGGGCTCCAGAATTTGAG TACTCTTGGCCAAGGGCTTCAAACTAGCACTTATACTGGGGAGATTATCTTTTCAATAGCATTAGCCATAGCTGGCCTTATCCTCTTTGCACTTCTGATTGGTAACATGCAG ACTTATCTCCAGTCTCTTACCATTAGGCTTGAGGAAATGAGAATCAAAAGACGTGATTCAGAACAGTGGATGCATCATCGCTTGCTCCCACAAGAGCTCAGAGAGCGTGTGAGACGATATGATCAATATAAGTGGTTAGCAACACGAGGTGTAGATGAAGAAATTTTAGTTCAGAGTCTCCCAAAGGATCTTCAAAGAGACATTAAGCGTCACCTCTGCCTAGCTTTAGTTAGAAGG GTTCCACTATTTGAGAACATGGATGAGAGATTGCTTGATGCCATATGTGAGAGACTGAAGCCAAGTTTATTTACGGAGAGTACTTATATTGTCCGGGAAGGAGATCCAGTTGATGAAATGCTTTTCATCATACGAGGCCGCCTTGAGAGTGTCACCACAGATGGTGGGAGAAGTGGATTTTTTAATCGCAGTTTTTTAAAAGAGACTGACTTTTGTGGTGAGGAGCTTTTAACCTGGGCACTGGATCCCAAAACTGGCTCTAACCTCCCGTCATCTACTCGAACAGTTAAGGCTTTAACAGAAGTTGAGGCTTTTGCTTTAACTGCTGAAGAGCTAAAATTTGTTGCCAGTCAGTTTAGGCGCCTTCACAGCAGACAGGTTCAGCACACCTTCCGCTTTTACTCCCAACAATGGAGGACCTGGGCTGCATGCTTCATTCAAGCAGCATGGCGTCGCTATTCCAAAAGGAAAATTATGGAGCTTCGTCGAAAGGAAGAATCAGAGGAGTCAGAAGGAACCCGCAGCAATGCTGGTGGCAGTTCATACAGCCTTGGTGCCACCATCTTGGCCTCAAGATTTGCCGTGAATGCTCTTCGTGGGGTGCATCACAATCGGAATGCTAAGACTGCTAGGGAGTTGGTCAAACTACAGAAACCTCCAGAGCCTGACTTTACTGCTGATGATATGTAA
- the LOC130724063 gene encoding transmembrane 9 superfamily member 10-like, which yields MATELLAGRQLWLWICAWFVLLLHVHIGTCFYLPGVAPEDFHKGDLLRVKVNKLSSTKTQLPYSYYSLPYCRPDQIVDSAENLGEVLRGDRIENSPYTFKMREPQMCNVVCRLTLNATTAKEFKEKIDDEYRVNMILDNLPLVVPLRRPDQESSLVYLHGFLIGLKGQYAGNKDEKHFIHNHLTFVVKYHRDPVTETSRIVGFEVKPFSVKHEYEGEFDENTRLSTCDPHARKIVSGSEPPQEVEDKKEILFTYDVEFQESDVKWASRWDSYLLMADDQIHWFSIINSLMIVLFLSGMVAMIMLRTLYRDISKYNQLETQEEAQEETGWKLVHGDVFRPPPNSDLLCVYVGTGVQFFGMILVTMLFAAFGFLSPSNRGGLMTAMLLLWALMGLSGGYSSARLYKMFKGTEWKKITLKTAVMFPAIAFGIFFVLNALIWGQRSSGAVPFGTMFALVFLWFGISVPLVFVGGHIGFKKKVIEDPVKTSKIPRQIPEQPWYMNSVFSILIGGILPFGAVFIELFFILTSIWLHQFYYIFGFLFIVFIILIVTCAEITIVLCYFQLCSEDYNWWWRSYLTSGSSALYLFLYAAFYFFTKLEITKPVSGVLYFGYMLLLSYGFFVVTGTIGFYACFLFTRLIYSSVKVD from the exons ATGGCGACAGAGCTTCTCGCAGGTCGTCAACTCTGGCTATGGATCTGTGCGTGGTTCGTGCTCCTTCTCCATGTCCACATTGGAACTTGCTTTTACCTTCCTGGTGTTGCACCCGAGGATTTCCACAAG GGGGATCTGCTCAGGGTGAAAGTGAACAAATTATCTTCTACAAAAACACAGCTTCCTTACTCCTACTATTCACTGCCTTATTGTCGTCCAGATCAGATTGTTGACAGTGCTGAGAATCTTGGCGAAGTTCTTCGGGGCGACCGCATTGAAAACTCTCCTTACACG TTCAAAATGAGGGAGCCACAGATGTGCAATGTTGTTTGTCGTCTAACTCTTAATGCAACAACAGCCAAAGAGTTCAAGGAAAAGATAGATGATGAATATCGGGTGAACAT GATTTTAGACAATCTTCCTTTGGTTGTTCCCCTAAGGCGACCTGATCAAGAATCTTCCTTAGTGTATCTGCATGGCTTCCTAATTGGTCTTAAAGGACAGTATGCTGGA AACAAGGATGAAAAGCATTTTATCCACAACCATTTAACATTTGTGGTGAAGTATCACAGAGATCCAGTGACAGAGACATCAAGGATCGTAGGCTTTGAGGTTAAACCTTTCAG TGTAAAGCATGAATATGAAGGTGAATTTGATGAGAACACCCGCTTATCTACATGTGATCCCCATGCAAGGAAGATAGTTTCAGGCTCTGAACCTCCTCAAGAAGTTGAAGACAAGAAGGAAATTCTTTTTACCTATGATGTTGAATTCCAG GAGAGTGATGTGAAGTGGGCATCTCGCTGGGATTCCTATCTTCTAATGGCAGATGACCAAATTCACTGGTTTTCCATTATTAACTCTTTAATGATTGTGCTTTTCCTATCCGGCATGGTGGCTATGATAATGTTGAGGACACTTTACCGTGACATCTCAAAGTATAATCAATTAGAAACTCAGGAAGAAGCTCAGGAAGAGACAGGGTGGAAACTTGTACATGGAGATGTTTTCAGGCCTCCTCCAAACTCAGATTTACTGTGTGTATATGTTGGAACAGGTGTTCAGTTTTTTGGGATGATTCTTGTAACCATGTTGTTTGCTGCATTTGGATTTCTGTCTCCTTCCAATAGAGGAGGGTTGATGACCGCCATGCTCTTGCTCTGGGCCCTTATGGGGCTCTCTGGTGGGTATTCTTCGGCACGTCTCTATAAGATGTTCAAAGGAACAGAATGGAAGAAAATCACTCTCAAGACAGCAGTCATGTTTCCTGCTATTGCCTTTGGGATATTCTTTGTGCTAAATGCTCTTATCTGGGGTCAGAGATCTTCTGGGGCTGTGCCCTTTGGTACAATGTTTGCTCTTGTTTTCTTATGGTTTGGCATCTCAGTTCCACTTGTGTTTGTTGGTGGTCACATTGGTTTTAAGAAAAAAGTGATCGAGGATCCTGTGAAGACAAGCAAGATCCCCAGGCAGATACCAGAGCAGCCTTGGTACATGAACTCAGTATTCTCCATTCTAATTGGAGGCATACTTCCCTTCGGCGCCGTCTTCATCGAGCTTTTCTTCATCCTCACGTCTATCTGGTTACATCAGTTTTATTACATATTTGGGTTCCTGTTCATTGTGTTCATCATCCTCATTGTTACATGTGCTGAGATCACAATAGTTCTCTGCTACTTCCAGCTATGTAGTGAGGACTATAATTGGTGGTGGAGGTCTTACCTGACTTCAGGTTCCTCTGCACTCTATCTTTTCCTGTATGCTGCATTTTACTTCTTCACAAAGCTTGAGATCACAAAACCAGTATCTGGAGTCTTGTACTTTGGGTACATGCTGCTTCTTTCATATGGTTTCTTTGTGGTGACTGGTACAATTGGTTTCTATGCATGCTTCTTGTTCACAAGGCTGATCTATTCTTCTGTAAAAGTTGACTGA